The sequence below is a genomic window from Dyadobacter chenwenxiniae.
ACAGGGCCGTCGTTTAGTAATGCTACTTTCATGTCTGCTCCGAAGATTCCGCGTTGGATGGGTTTGCCCAGTTCTGTTTCCAGGAAGGAGATCATCCCTTCATAAAGCGGGATGGCGGCTTCCGGTCTGGCGGCTTCGATGAACGATGGCCGGTTTCCCTTCTTTGTGCTCGCGTGTAATGTAAATTGGCTGATCAGAAGAATGTCCCCATCCACTGATCTAAGGTCCAGGTTCATCTTATCGTCGCTATCACCAAAAACCCGCAGACCAACGATTTTTTTTCCCAGCCATTCCACATCCTCCCGGTTATCAAGGTGTGTGACGCCTAAAAGGACCAGGAATCCCCTCTGAATCTCTCCCTCAACTTTCCCCTCAATTGTAACGGACGCGCTGGTCACGCGTTGGATTACTGCGATCATATTAACTAAGCTTAAATTAGCGTTCCGTAAAGGTAGCCCAAGACTTTCCAGGTTTCCAAAACCTGGAAAGTCTCGCTAACTTTACCTAAGCCAACTTCAATAATCAATGAAAGAAGAACGCATATCCGTTTTTGATATTTTTAAGATTGGGATTGGACCTTCCAGTTCGCATACACTTGGGCCCTGGCGGGCGGCGCAGCAATTTTTACAAGCTGTTCACGAGCAATGTGGGCTAGATAAGGTGCGGGCGGTTGACATTCATCTTTATGGTTCTTTGGCGAAAACAGGGAAAGGGCATGGGACGGATATTGCTGTTATTCTGGGGCTAAGCGGTTACGATCCGGTTACAGTTAAGACGGAAAATATTGATGCAATCCTGGCTGAAATAGCTTCAAAGGAATGCATCATGCTCCCCGGCGACATGCGGGTGGTTTTCGCCCCGAAAGAGAACATTATCTTTCATAAAAACGAAACGCTTCCCTTCCATCCCAATGGCCTCACATTCATTGCCAATTGCGAATCAACGGGGCAGATAGAGGAAACTTACTATTCAGTTGGCGGTGGCTTCGTTATTCAGGAAGGCAAGGCGGACGATGAGGTGAAGACATGCGTTGATCTTCCTTATCCGATTGACCAGGCCGCGGACTTGCTCAAATGGCATAATATTTCAAGGAGGCCCATCTGGGAAATCGTTTTGGAAAATGAAAAGGTTTGGAAAAATGAAGACATGGTCAGATGTGACCTGATGAACATCTGGCATGTGATGCAGCAAAGCATTTTCCATGGTTGTCAAACGAATGGGGTTTTGCCGGGCGGTCTGAATGTGCAGCGTCGCGCGGCAGCTCTGAATCAGAAACTTTTAAATGACTTCGTTTGCGTTGGCTGCGACGATTGGATGGACGCGATCAGACGTGGGGGGGGCGGTTTTAAATATACATTGGATTGGGTAAGCTGCTTCGCATTGGCCGTAAATGAGGAAAACGCCTCTTACAGTCGCGTAGTTACCGCACCTACAAATGGCTCGGCTGGTGTGATTCCGGCGGTGATTCAATATCATCTTACTTTTGGCGGTGGGACAGATGAAGATGTGTTTAGATTCTTGCTTACAGCCGGTGAAATTGGCAGCATCTTCAAAAAAGGCGCTACGCTTTCGGCTGCTATGGGTGGTTGTCAGGCTGAAATCGGCGTTTCTTCTGCAATGGCGGCAGCTGGACTGGCTCAGGTTTCGGGTGGAACGGTCGAGCAATGTTTAATGGCTGCCGAAATTGCTATGGAGCATCATTTAGGCCTCACCTGCGATCCTGTGGGTGGTTTGGTGCAGATTCCGTGCATCGAACGAAATACAATGGGGGCGATCAAGGCGATTACGGCTTGTCAGCTGGCTCTGCAAAGTAACCCTGACAATGCGAAAGTGTCACTGGACAATGTGGTGCACACGATGTGGGAAACGGCGTTGGATATGAACAACCGCTATAAGGAAACTTCGGAGGGCGGGTTGGCGGTTAATATTCCGATTAGTTTGAGTGAATGTTGAATGTTAAATGAGTGAATGATCGGGCGCCGTTGCGCTGAATGAGCGGGCTTCGTTGCGCTGAATGAGTGGGGCGCCGTTGCTATGAATGAGTGGGTGCCTTTGCGCTGAGTGGAATTTTATACTTATTCTTTGTTTTTATAGATTGAGTAGCAAATGTGCTAGTCCGAAATATACGCCGTAGCCGATCAAATCATTGGCTGTGGTGATAAATGGGCCTGATGCGACTGCGGGGTTGATGCCTATTTTTTCTAATAAAATTGGCGTCATGGTGCCCATAAACGATGCCAGGAAAACTACGGACATCAATGCTGCTGAAACGACGAATGCAAGCTGTACATCATTGCCAATCAATAAATTAAATCCAAATACAATGGTGCTGATGATAATCCCATTGATAAATGCAACGGCAAACATTCGGATCAATCGCTGACCAACTGTTGTGTCCAAGCCCGTTTTGTCAGCCAGGCTTTGCAAAATAATAGAAGAGGTCTGAATGCCCACATTCCCGCCGGTTGATCCGATAATCGGGATAAAAGCAGCCATAGCAGGGACAATCTTCAAATCTCCCTCAAAAAAACTGATAAATTTCGCGGCCAGAATCCCCCCCATCATGCCTACCAAAAGCCACGGTAAACGTGCTTTGGTTTGCTGCCAGATCGTGTCATCTTCTTCCACATCACCCGTAATACCAGCCATAGCCAGCGTATCGGAACTGGCCTGATCGGTGATCACGTCAATCACGTCATCAATGGTGATCCGGCCTAAAAGTTTACCCTGAACATTCACAACAGGCAGTGCGTCAAGGTCATAGCGCTGCATGAGTTCGGCGACTTCTTCGGCTGGGCGATATGTTTCTACGAAAATAACGTCTTTATCGTACAGACTTTCAATGCGTGTATTCTTATGCGCAAGGACGATTTTTTTCAATGAAAGAATGCCAAGCAACTTGCCAAAATCATCCACAACATACACCGCATAAACCTTCCCGACATCTTCTGCCTGCTTGCGGAGTTCTTCAATGCATTGATTTACATTCCAATTGACATTGGCTTTCACCAACTCTTTCTGCATCAAACCACCTGCTACATCTTCATCATAATGCAGCAGATCCAGGATAAAACGCGCTTGTTCGCGGTCTTCCAGCAAGGCAATTACTTCTTCACGGACGCGGATAGGCTGCTCATTCAGCAAGTCCACCGCATCATCAGAATCAAAAAGGTTGACAAAATGGGAGATTTCCTCCGACGTGAATGCTTTCAAAAACTCCCGGCGCTCGTTGGGGTCCATATCCGCAAGGATCTCCGCCCCGCGTTCCACATCCAGCTGCGTGATCAGGAATTTGGCACTTTCTGTTTCCAACTCTGATAACAGACCGGTTATATCCGCGGGAAAAAGGCTCTCTGTCTCTGTCCTGATGGAAGCAGAATCCTCTTTCTCAATCAGTTCCTGAATGTGCTCTACGTATTCCTTGGTTAATTCAAACGTCATTGTTCCCTAAGCTTTTAGCAATTAGCAGAATGGCTCCTGGCTGGATTATATACTTTTTAAAGGCATTTTCAGATTTGCGGCTGCAATTCCTGGGCGAGTTTCGTAAGCTCCACGAACTGCGCAACGCTCAACTGCTCGGCCCGTTTGGTCAGCAACGGATTTTCGGGAAATTCACCAATGGGTTTCAATGCATTGCGAAGTGTTTTCCTCCTTTGGTTAAAAGCTGTTTTCACAACCCGGAAAAACATTTTTTCATCACAATCCAATGCTGCAACCGCATTTCTCCGCAGCCGGATCACACCGGACTGGACTTTGGGAGGCGGATCAAATGCGCCCGGCGGCACAGAAACCAGGTAATCTATATCATAAAATGCCTGCAATAGAACGCTCAAAATGCCATAATCCTTATTTCCCGGCGGAGACGCAATGCGCATAGCCACTTCCTTTTGCAGCATACAAACGACCTCCGGGATTTGATCCCGGATTTGTAATGCGCGGAAAAAGATCTGTGAGGAAATGTTGTACGGGAAGTTACCAATGATGGCAAAAGGCTCCGAAAAATAGTCTGCCGGATTGAATTTCAGGAAGTCGCCCTCAATGATCCTGGGCGTCAGACTTTCGTAATGTTTCTTTAAATAGGCAACCGATTCGGTGTCAATTTCAATCACATAAGTGCTGAATGTGTCCTTAGGGATAAGAAACTGGGTGAGAACACCCATGCCGGGGCCTATCTCCAGAACCTTGCCGTAACCATTATGTCCCGAGAGGCCGTCAACGATCCGCTGAGCAATATTTAAGTCTTTCAGAAAGTGTTGGCCCAAATGCTTTTTGGCCCTCACTTTGGAATCGTCGCGCTTTTTATAATTTGTTTTCACGAACCAAAATTACGGCTTAATTCGTAGATTTATCGAATAAAGAATAGGAAGGAATCTTAAAAGTGCGATTATCGAGATACTATGGAAATGATCTTGTCCCATACCGATTGGCAGACTATACACGCTACACTTCAGCATCTGAACCTGATTGGAATTACTTTTTCTCCGGACTTCATCATCCGTAATATTAGTGCGCACGCTTTAATGAAAACGGGCTGGCAGGAGTCGGATCTGTTGGGGCACAGCATTTTTGATAAACTCATCCCCAAGGAAGAAGAGCACGAAATCCGGCAGATGCTGGAAGAAGGAATTCAGGGAAAACGGAAACTTGAACAGCGGGAAGTTCCCTTTTTGGCACAAAAAGGCACATTAAGAACGTTTTCGATCAATAGCGTGCTCATGCACCGCGAGCAGGACGAGGTGGAATGTGTGACTCTGGTGGGTGACGACATTACGCGGCGCCGCAGGATGGAGTCGTCCATTGCCAAATCCAATTCGCAGTTGCAGGATCTGGTGGACAACACGAGCGATCTGATCCAGCTTGTTGCGATTGACGGGAAATTCATATTTGTAAATAAAGCCTGGCGCGAAGTGCTGGGCTATGGACTGGATGAAATTGCGTCCATGCGGATGGAAGACATTCTGCATCCGCAGCATAAAGAGCAGGCACTGGCGCAGCTGAAACTGATAGAGCAAGGCCATTCCAATGCGAATTTTGAGACTGTTTTCCTAAGCAGGGAAGGCAAAAAAGTCTTTGTTGCAGGAAGTGTCAATTGCCGGTTTGATAATGGTAAACCCACCGCATTCCGCTGCATTCTAAATGACTTTACAGAAAAAATAAGGGCTGAAAAGGCGCAAAACCTGTATTACAGCATTGCGAACTGGACGGTTAATACGCAAAATCTCGATGATTTTTATCATAGCATTCACGAAGCGTTAGGTAAGATCATCGACGTAAAAAACTTCTTCATTGCGCTTTACGATCCCAGCAAAAGCTACATTTATTTCCCTTATTATGTGGATCAATATTTTCAGGGAAATGTAAAGTTTACCAAAAGAAAACTGGGCAATGGAGTGACGGAATATGCCATTGCGTCCAATAAACCGCTTTTTTTATCAGGAGAGAAAATAGAAGAACTGGCTAAAACAAACAGCCTTTATTTATACGGCGTCACGCCAAAATTGCTCCTGTGCGTGCCCTTGCGGGTAGGCGACCGTGTTACGGGCATCATTGGTGTAAAATCCTACGATGATCCTAATATGTTCGATGCCAGGGATTTGGAGTTGCTGGAGTTTATTTCGGGACAGGTCGCGATGGCGATTGCGCGGAAACAAAGTGAAGAAGAGCTTAGCAAATATCTTGCGCGGTTGAATGCGATTTTTGACAGCAGTTCCCACCTGATATGGTCGGTTAACAAATCATTGCAGCTGACCTCATTTAACAGGAATTATGCGGATCTGATTCAGAATCAGCTTGGTGTAAGGCCATCATTGCAGTCCAGCGCGGAGAAATTTGGCTGGCGAATGGTTGGTAACAGCAACCGCAGGACACTTGAAACCAAATACAGGCAAGCATTAAAAGGGGAACCGCAATATTTTGAATTTAAAATAGATCGGAAAGACCAGGGCGAAATGTGGCTGGAATTTTACCTGAATCCAATCCACTATGCGGACGGCGTGATTGAGGAGGTTTCGGGAATAGCGCGCGACATTACGCGGCGTAAAGAGGCCGAGCTTTCATTGAGGCATAGCGAGGAGCTTTTCCGTGGGATTTTTGAAAACCTGCAAGACATTTATTGCCGGATTAATCGTCTGGGTGAGATCACGATGATCAGCCAATCCGTGCTGAAAAGGCTTGGTTACTTGCCTGGTGAAGTCATAGGACACAAGATCACTGAATTTTTCCCGGATAAAAAACGGATACATTCTGCATTGATCAGGCTAAGGAGAAGCAAGAGCTTACGTAACTTCGAAATTTCGCTTTACCGCAAAGATGGCACGGAAAGGCAGTTTATGATCAACATGCTGATGTTTACGAACGACAAAGGCAAACCGACCGAAATCGCCGTTCTCGCTCGGGACATTACTGAATTGAAACGCAACGAGCAGGAATTGCTGAAAGCAAAGGAACACGCAGAGCGCTCATTGAAGGTTAAGGAAGGCTTTTTGGCCAACATGAGCCACGAAATCCGGACGCCGATGAATGGGGTGATCGGGATGATCGACTTGCTGGGCGAAACGCCGCTGGATGTGGAGCAGAAGGATTATGTGTTAACAATCAAGCGATCATCGGAAACTTTACTGAATATTCTGAACGACATTCTGGATCTTTCCAAAATCGAGGCCGGCAAGATGGAACTGCATGAGGCGCCGATTGCGACGGAAGAATTATTGCTGAAACTCGTCTCACTTTTTGGACAAACAGCCAAAAGCAAAGGGAACACACTTACGTATCACATTGCGCCTGAAATTCCGAAATTCATCATTGCCGATCAGACCAGGTTACTGCAGATCTTGTCTAACCTGACTTCCAATGCATTGAAATTCACTGATCATGGGGCAGTTACATTGTTTTTGACATTGGTTAAAAAGGACGGATTGTTTCATAAAATCAAAGTCGAGGTTCAGGATTCGGGCATAGGGATCAGTCCGATGGATAAACAGATATTGTTTACGTCATTTACACAGCTGGATAACTCGTCGCGTAAATCTTTTGGTGGAACGGGACTTGGATTGGCGATTTCCAAACAATTGTGCGAATTAATGCACGGTGAAATCGGCGTCGAGTCGACGATAGGAGAGGGCAGTACATTCTGGTTTACATTTGAAACAAAAGAGACTTCCATCGCGCAGGCCAGCAACATTGTGCAATTGGAGGAAACGCCGATCGAGAATGTTTTTGCAGATTATCATCCTACCATTCTGCTTGTGGATGATAACGCGGTTAACCGGAAGGTGGCCAATGAAATCCTGAAAAAATCGGGTTGCTACGTGGATCTTGCAGAAAGCGGTTTCAAGGCGATTGAAATGGTCGAGGCCAAGCGAAAAGTTTCAGACTTGAGTTACGACATCATTTTTATGGATATCCAAATGCCGGATATGGATGGTGTGGAAACTTCTCAGGAACTCAAAAAACGCTTCCCTGATTCCATGCCGCCAATCGTTGCTATGACCGCGTATTCCATGAAGGAAGACCGCGACCGGTTTATGAGCCAGGGCATGGACGATTACATCGCCAAACCGATCCGCGCACAAACATTGATACTTAAAGTAAAAGATCTGATAAACAACGTGGAGAGCCGCAAGCTGGAATCGAAGCAGCGTGAAATTGCGCAGGAAGTGGCTCTGCCAATTTTGGACAAAGAAATCATCGACCAGCTGAATAGCATAGGCGGGGCGGATCTTGTGTGGTCTGTGTTTGAAGATTTTGTTACTGAATCCAATGAGCTGGTTTCTGGCGCATTGGAGGCTTATGCCAACGGCGACATTAAAACGATCAAAAGCAATTTGCATACATTAAAAGGCAGTGGCGGAACTGTGGGCGTAGCACAAGTAGCCGAAATAGCGCGCGATGCAGAATGGCGCTTGAAATCGGATGACACGAGTACGCTCGCCGAGGCGCTTCCGCAATTGGAAAAGGCTTACCAAAAGTTCCTGAACGCGTACGAAGGGCTGTTAAAAGACTGGTTGAAGTGAAATTTTCTCGTCGGGTAAATCCCGGCGTTAATCTATAAGTGCGGTGGTTTCATCGATTGTAGCGGTTTATTGCGGAGCGTGATTAAACTATAATCAAAAAGGTTGCTCTAAACTGCAATAAACCTTTACAGAAACCATGAAGAAATTCGCATCCCTACTCTCGCTGCTGATATTATTGTCGCTATCGGCATTTGCACAAGACTCAACGGGCCGGATAACCGGCGTTGTCAAAGACAGTGTAACCAATGAGCCGGTCGTTGGCGCTTATGTGGCGGTGAGCAGGAACCTGCCGGATGCGAAGCCCGAGTATGTAACGACTGATATAGAGGGCAAATTTTCCTTCAACGGCCTTGCGAAACAGGCTGTTTACCTGGTTAAGGTTTCTTATCTGAGTTATAAAGACGCTTCGCGCACAGTTACATTGCAAGATGATAATCAGGATGTCGGAACATTTCAATTGAGTGAAGCTGTTGCAAACCTGAAAGAAATTAAAGTCGTAGGCCAGGTTACCGCCATGGAGCAAAAAGGCGACACGACCCAGTTCAACGCTGCTGCATTCAAAACCAATCCCGACGCAACCTCAGAAGATCTCATCCAAAAAATGCCTGGCATTACGGTTACCAACGGAACCGTAACAGCGCATGGTGAGACGGTTAACAGAGTTTTGGTGGATGGTAAGCCGTTCTTCGGCGAAGATGCTGCATTGACATTAAAATCACTTCCTGCCGAGATTGTTGATAAAATAGAAGTCTTCGACAAATTGAGCGATCAGGCACAATTCACCGGCTTTGACGATGGTAATGGACAGAAAACCATCAACATTGTAACCAAAGCCGATCGTAAAATGGGTCAGTTCGGTAAGGTTTTCGCCGGTTACGGATTGGATAATCGTTATCAGGCTGGTGGAAATGTGAGCTTTTTCAAAGGGAATCAGCGTATATCCGTGATCGGGCTGAGCAACAACATTAATATGCAGAATTTTTCCAGCCAGGATCTGATCGGTGTTTCCGGTGGCGGTGGAGGAGGCGGAAGAGGCGGCTCGGGCGGTGGCGGTTCGGCTGGTAACTTTCTGGTTGGCAACCAAAGCGGGATAACGGGGACAAATTCGTTTGGTTTGAATTATGCCAACAAGTTTGGAAAAAAAGTGGATGTTACCGGAAGCTATTTCTTCAACAGGACAGGCAACACCAATGCCCAAACATTGGAACAGGAATATTTTTTACAAGGCGGGACAGGGAACCAGTTTTATAATGAAACAAGCCGCACGAACAACACAAATGCCAATCACAGGCTCAACTTCCGCATTGAATACAACATTAACAAGAACAATTCGCTGATCGTGACGCCACGACTGAGCTTTCAGGACAACAGCTCGGCGAGCGTGAAAGCGGGGCTTTCTTCGCTGATCAACGGAACAAAAATCAATAGCCTGGACAACAATCAGCGCAACGCGACCAATGCTTACAATTTCAATAATGATGTTTTGTTCCGTCATTCATTTGAAAAGAAAGGCCGGACATTATCTGTGAATTTGAACACACAGCTCAATGACCGTAACGGGATTGGTAATCTCTATTCCAGAACCATGTTTTACGACAGCCTGGGCTTGGCCGCAAGAGGCGATACGCTTGATCAAGAGAGCTTTACATATTCCAATGGTGTAACATTGGGCGGAAACCTGATCTATACTGAGCCGATTGGAAAAAACAGCCAGTTACAGTTCAATTACGGCCTGACCGTAAGTAATAGCGACTCTAAAAAGGAAACCTACAACATGAGTTTTGATGAAAACACTTACTCAGGCCTGGATTCGCTGCTTTCCAATACATTCGACAATCGTTATGTGACTAATCGTGCGGGGATTGGTTATCGCTACCGTAAAAATAGCTGGTCTGCCAATTTTGGATTGGACTTCCAGAATACGGGATTATACAGTCAGCAGTTGGCGCCCGTTAATGCCAAAGTGGATCAGTCATTTACCAATCTGCTGCCAAATTTCATGTTGAGTTACAGATCCAAAACCGGCACGCAGTTCCGTACATTTTTCCGAAGCTCAACAAATCAGCCTTCGATTTCGCAATTGCAGAATGTGATCGACAACAGCAATCCATTGGCATTGACGGCCGGTAACCCGGATTTGAAACAGGAGTATCGCAATATGTTCAATGTTCGCTATTCACTTGCTGGTGCGGAAAGGCCTTACAGCCTGAATGCAATGGTTTTCGTAACGCAAACCAACAATGCGATCGTGAATTCAACATTGATTGCGCAGGAGCCAACCGAAGTGGCTGATGGAATTGTTTTGGAGCGCGGAGCGAAGTTTACGAAGCCTGTGAATGTGGACGGGAGCTGGAATGCCAGAACTTTTCTGGCTTACGGAAAGCCGGTTGCGCCGCTGAAATTGAATGTGAATTTGACTACTGGTTTCAACTACGTTCGTTCGCCTGGTTTGATCAATAACATTTCCAACTATTCGAACACGTACGCAGTTTCACAAGGTTTGGTTGTGAGCAGTAATGTGAGCGAGAAGCTTGATTTTACGGTTTCTTATTCAGGGAATTACAACATTGTGCGCAACACCATTCAGCCAAATCTGAACAATAATTATTATACGCAAGGAATTACGGGACGTGTAAACTGGATTTTTGGAAAAGGATTTGTTGTGCAAAGTGACATTAGTAACCAGTCTTACCGTGGTCTTGGACAGGGTTTTAATCAAAACTTTACGTTGTGGAACGCAAGCGTTGGCAAGAAATTCCTGAAAAACAATGCGGGCGAACTGAAACTGACTGTTTTTGATATACTCAAACAAAACAACAGCATTACCAGAAACGTAACCGAAACTTACGTGCAGGATGTAACCAACCGGGTTTTGACCCAATATGCCATGCTAACATTCACTTACACGCTGAGAAATTTCGGCAAAGCACCGGCTCCCGAAAACAACCGCCGCAGAGATTTTGAAGGGGGTGATATGCCTGGTGGTGGAAGAGGAAACAGAGGTGACCGTGGCAATTTTAACTAAGCAACTAATCCTGAATTCAACATTTTAGTGCAAAGAAAAGCCCGGAGCGAGCATTCGTTCCGGGCTTTTCAGGTCTCAATGAATATTTTTAAACTACTTCTTAGAAGGGAAAGGAATGATCAGTTTTTCACCTCTTTCCGAGTAATCCCTCGTTCTGCCATTCGCTTTCATAAGCGCTTCTTTGGTGATCCCATATTTGCCCGCAACAACCCTCAAAACGTCACCAGGTCCCACTGTATGCACGGCTTGAACCTGAATTTTAAGTTTCGTAACGTCGGACTTTAATTCAGGGCTGGACGAATTCAAGCCCTTTAATGTTTCTGTTTTTAAATTATAGCGGGATGCAATGCTGGAAAAGCTTTCACCACTTTTTACGGTATGCGTGATTTGTTCTCCACCCACAGAGGATGCCGAAATAGCGGGAGTTGTTTCTTTTTCGGCCTCTTTTGGTTTTTCTTTTACCGGTTCGGCTGATTTCTCAGCAGGCGTAGTTTCCAGCGCTTCGGCGGGTTCATCCGTAATTGGCTCTCCGGCGCTTTGCTCGTCTAAGGTTGAATCCACAACAACCGAGGTAAGCTCTTCAGAATTGGACGAACTATCTGAAATGTATTCATATCCCACATATAACATTGCTAATACCAAAAGAACCAACACAAGAAGCGTAACAATGGGGAGGTTGGACTTTTCGGTCGGACGGACATTTCTTTTTTTAGGGAATTCGTCTTCCATAGCCGGTTATTCGATGTTTTGTGGTGCAAATTAATTTTACGAAAATACTAAAGACCTTCTAACTTCCAAGGTGATTTCTCAATTCCTCATTCATCACCGCGACTTTTTCTTTTAAGCCTTCTTTGAACAAATCCAGCCGTTTTCCGACTGCCGGATCGGTGGCTCCAATGATCTGCGCGGCCAGTATTCCTGCGTTTCTGGCACCGTCCAGCGCAACCGTCGCAACCGGAACGCCTGAGGGCATTTGCAGAATGGAAAGCACTGAATCCCAACCATCAATCGAATTGCTTGATAAAACCGGAACGCCGATAACGGGCAATGAAGTAAGCGAGGCGACCATTCCTGGCAAGTGCGCCGCGCCGCCTGCACCGGCAATGATAACTTGTAATCCGCGGCTTCTGGCCGTTGACGCATATTCCAGCATGCGTTCGGGAGTCCGGTGCGCCGAAACGATCTCCATTTCGAAGGCGATCCCAAGCTCGGAAAGTGCATCAGCTGCCTGCTGCATAATTTTCCGGTCCGAAAGGCTTCCCATTATGATTCCAACCATTATATAACGAAGATTACTTACTGATTACTCTAATATTCTGCTTAACAAAATCAACCTTTCTCTTTAAAGACGCGATATCGGCATCCATAATGGTAATGTGGCCCATTTTTCTGAATGATTTTGTAATCGCCTTCCAGTAAAGGAACGGGAAAACCTGTTCAGTAGCCAACAATTTCTCCATTCCTTCATAAACAGCCGGGCCTTCGTGGCCTTCTTCCCCCAGCAAATTCACCATAGCAGACGGCCCGTAAGCGTGCGTGCTGCCGAGCGGCAAATCCAAAATAGCCCGCCAATGTTGCTCATATTGCGAAGTTGCATTGGCGCGGATCGTGTGGTGCCCACTATTATGCGGCCGTGGTGCCACTTCGTTGATCAGGATCTCGCCGTCGGCTGTCATGAAAAGCTCTACGGCCAAAAGGCCTACAATCTGGAAAGCTTCCGCCGTTTTTCTGGCTATTTCCTGTGCTTTTTCATCAATGGTTTTTTCAATTTCTGCGGGGGCAAAAAGATATTCGACGAGGTTCAGTTCAGGATGAAAAACCATTTCCACGGTCGGGAATGTGGTGATTTCCCCTTTCACATTGCGCGCCACGATCACGGCCAGTTCCTTTTCAAAAGGCACTGCTTTTTCCAGTAATCCCGGCTGCTCGAAAGCCTTTTCAATGTCCGCTTCCGAGGTTAACCGCTGCACGCCGCGGCCGTCGTAACCGTCTTTTCCCAGCTTGTGAAATGCGGGCAGAAATGAGGCGTTTTTATAAACATCATCCCGGTTTTCTGTTAATATAAAATCAGCAGTAGGGAGGTTATTTTCTTTGTAAAACTGCTTTTGGATGCGCTTATCCTGAATCTGGTGGATAACCGATGGCTGCGGAAAGATTTTCTTTCCTTCCTTTTCCAGTGCTTCCAGAGCCTGGACATTCACCTTTTCGATTTCTATTGTGATGACATCCAGCTCTTTACCGAAATTATAAACTGTGTCATAATCCTGTAATGAGCCTTGCTGAAAGTGAGGGGCAATTTTTCTGCATGGTGCCTCTGCATCGGGATCGAGGACGTGAATGTCCAGATTCCAGTCCACAGCGGCTTGTAAAAGCATCAGTCCTAGTTGGCCGCCGCCAAGGATTCCTATTCGCGATGAAAGCATTTAAAAGTTTCGGTAGTGTCGCACAAAATTGGTGTAAAAACCGCTAACATAAAACTGAACCGAAATCTTTTGATAATATAGTTTTAAAAAAAATCACATTGCTACGGCAGAAGTAGGGAGTTAGAAACGCGGAGACCAGGGATCATCCGGAAATCTCTGACATTTAATGTTCGTAGTTCAAGATCATAGACCAATGCAGTTGCAGCAATAAGCGTATCAGCGACGCTTAACTGATGGGATAGTGCGAATGTGTGACTAATATCAATCGCCGCTTTGGCAACAGATTCATTGAGATCAAACTGAATAAAGCCATTGAGCGTGCGTTTGATTTTGGCAAATTCGGCCCTGTTAAGGCATCCATTATATAGTTCTAAAACAACGATGGTGTTGATTCCAAGGTTGAGTTTCCCTGTGTAATTAATGAATTGAATGGCTTGCGGCTTGTCTCT
It includes:
- the mgtE gene encoding magnesium transporter; protein product: MTFELTKEYVEHIQELIEKEDSASIRTETESLFPADITGLLSELETESAKFLITQLDVERGAEILADMDPNERREFLKAFTSEEISHFVNLFDSDDAVDLLNEQPIRVREEVIALLEDREQARFILDLLHYDEDVAGGLMQKELVKANVNWNVNQCIEELRKQAEDVGKVYAVYVVDDFGKLLGILSLKKIVLAHKNTRIESLYDKDVIFVETYRPAEEVAELMQRYDLDALPVVNVQGKLLGRITIDDVIDVITDQASSDTLAMAGITGDVEEDDTIWQQTKARLPWLLVGMMGGILAAKFISFFEGDLKIVPAMAAFIPIIGSTGGNVGIQTSSIILQSLADKTGLDTTVGQRLIRMFAVAFINGIIISTIVFGFNLLIGNDVQLAFVVSAALMSVVFLASFMGTMTPILLEKIGINPAVASGPFITTANDLIGYGVYFGLAHLLLNL
- a CDS encoding L-serine ammonia-lyase — encoded protein: MKEERISVFDIFKIGIGPSSSHTLGPWRAAQQFLQAVHEQCGLDKVRAVDIHLYGSLAKTGKGHGTDIAVILGLSGYDPVTVKTENIDAILAEIASKECIMLPGDMRVVFAPKENIIFHKNETLPFHPNGLTFIANCESTGQIEETYYSVGGGFVIQEGKADDEVKTCVDLPYPIDQAADLLKWHNISRRPIWEIVLENEKVWKNEDMVRCDLMNIWHVMQQSIFHGCQTNGVLPGGLNVQRRAAALNQKLLNDFVCVGCDDWMDAIRRGGGGFKYTLDWVSCFALAVNEENASYSRVVTAPTNGSAGVIPAVIQYHLTFGGGTDEDVFRFLLTAGEIGSIFKKGATLSAAMGGCQAEIGVSSAMAAAGLAQVSGGTVEQCLMAAEIAMEHHLGLTCDPVGGLVQIPCIERNTMGAIKAITACQLALQSNPDNAKVSLDNVVHTMWETALDMNNRYKETSEGGLAVNIPISLSEC
- the rsmA gene encoding 16S rRNA (adenine(1518)-N(6)/adenine(1519)-N(6))-dimethyltransferase RsmA → MKTNYKKRDDSKVRAKKHLGQHFLKDLNIAQRIVDGLSGHNGYGKVLEIGPGMGVLTQFLIPKDTFSTYVIEIDTESVAYLKKHYESLTPRIIEGDFLKFNPADYFSEPFAIIGNFPYNISSQIFFRALQIRDQIPEVVCMLQKEVAMRIASPPGNKDYGILSVLLQAFYDIDYLVSVPPGAFDPPPKVQSGVIRLRRNAVAALDCDEKMFFRVVKTAFNQRRKTLRNALKPIGEFPENPLLTKRAEQLSVAQFVELTKLAQELQPQI
- the dtd gene encoding D-aminoacyl-tRNA deacylase; this translates as MIAVIQRVTSASVTIEGKVEGEIQRGFLVLLGVTHLDNREDVEWLGKKIVGLRVFGDSDDKMNLDLRSVDGDILLISQFTLHASTKKGNRPSFIEAARPEAAIPLYEGMISFLETELGKPIQRGIFGADMKVALLNDGPVTIIIDSKNRI